One genomic region from Rhinoraja longicauda isolate Sanriku21f chromosome 8, sRhiLon1.1, whole genome shotgun sequence encodes:
- the zc3h15 gene encoding zinc finger CCCH domain-containing protein 15, whose product MPPKKTSSQPSKKTDQKKKEKVIEDKTFGLKNKKGAKQQKFIKTVTSQVKHGQAGGKQIPFGDEKKSKKDDKKKELQELNELFKPVVVAQKISKGADPKSVVCAFYKQGQCTKGDKCKFSHDLTLERKSEKRSMYVDGRDEELEKDTMENWDVKKLEEVVNKKHGDADQKQTAIVCRHFLEAIENNKYGWFWVCPGGGNVCMYRHALPPGFVLKKTQKKEVKDEISLEDLIEIERAALGPEVTRITLETFLEWKKRKRLEKIEKSLEDLEKRKADFDAGKAFGVSGREVFEFRPELINADDEEADDTHYVQEENEEVDEETEISDIDASRFVPMEIDKTGITVSTGFDRRGETHSARLPKEMSNYADEYKLDEASGGVDSESVDIVDGELTDGHVDGVPVDENLFTGEDFDELDDELDDLDLED is encoded by the exons GACAAGACTTTTGGTCTGAAGAACAAAAAAGGAGCAAAGCAACAAAAATTCATCAAAACtgtcacaagtcaagtcaagcatgGGCAAGCAGGTGGAAAACAG ATACCTTTTGGTGATGAAAAGAAATCTAAGAAGGATGATAAAAAGAAAGAGCTCCAAGAGCTTAATGAACTTTTTAAACCAGTCGTAGTTGCTCAGAAGATCAGCAAAG GAGCAGATCCCAAATCTGTGGTCTGTGCATTTTACAAACAAGGTCAGTGTACCAAAGGTGACAAATGCAAGTTTTCGCATGACCTGACCCTTGAAAGAAAAAGTGAAAAACGCAGTATGTATGTAGATGGCAGAGATGAAGAGCTTGAGAAAG ACACAATGGAAAATTGGGATGTTAAAAAATTGGAGGAAGTGGTCAACAAAAAACATGGTGATGCGGATCAGAAGCAAACGGCAATA GTTTGCAGACATTTTCTTGAAGCCATAGAGAATAACAAGTACGGCTGGTTTTGGGTATGTCCAGGAGGAGGCAACGTCTGTATGTACCGTCATGCTTTGCCGCCGGGCTTTGTTTTGAAGAAAACCCAGAAGAAAGAAGTAAAAGATGAAATTTCATTAGAAGACTTAATAGAAATAGAG AGAGCTGCCTTGGGACCAGAAGTAACTAGGATCACTCTTGAAACCTTCTTGGaatggaaaaaaaggaaaagacttGAGAAAATTGAGAAATCTCTAGAAGATCTAGAAAAGAGGAAAGCAGATTTCGATGCTGGCAAAGCTTTTGGC GTGAGTGGACGAGAAGTCTTTGAATTCCGGCCTGAATTGATCAATGCTGATGATGAGGAAGCAGATGACACCCATTATGTTCAAGAAGAAAACGAAGAG GTTGACGAGGAGACAGAGATCAGCGACATTGATGCTTCACGATTTGTCCCAATGGAGATAGATAAGACTGGCATTACAGTCTCAACTGGATTTGACAGGAGAGGAGAAACACATTCTGCACGTTTACCAAAAGAAATGTCAAATTATGCAGATG AATATAAATTGGACGAGGCCTCGGGAGGAGTTGATAGTGAAAGCGTTGATATCGTGGATGGAGAATTAACAGATGGTCACGTTGATGGTGTCCCTGTAGATGAAAATCTCTTTACTGGAGAAGACTTTGATGAGCTAGATGATGAATTAGATGACTTGGATCTGGAAGATTAA